The region attgaaaaagggTCTCGGTATACTTACTTTGCCCAAGCGCGATGTTCCTGGCATCACCAGACATGCGAACAAAGTTATCGCCAGCATAAGGCAAACTAAACAAAACCAAAGATTTAAGAGAAGTATGTTAACTACGGTATATCAAATTCTCATGAATGTTGAATCTGATTAATGATTGTCGATGGTTGTTTCAATTCttcatgaaatttcaaatacattaaACTTACTCTCTGGCATCTTTGCCTTGATTAGCGAATGGATTTTCTCTCATCGATCTCGTTTTAGGATCATAATACGCCGAGTTCACATCCAGATTATGCAAATACTATAAAACATAAGCATTCATAAGCGTACAAAGAGATGCCATCTTTGAAAACTAAAAGTTAGAGTTCACCAGTAAACCACAAGTGAATGTTAATTAATACCTTAGCAGTATCCTCTCTTATACGAAGATTTCGTACAGTAATTCGCTGCTTACTTTCAAACTTCTGACCGGGCATATCAGCATCTTCTGCGTATTTATCTTCATCTTCATCGTCGCTACCGACCTGCAATTTCTCCTTTATTTCTTCCTTATCTCCTTCCTCTAATGTTTTTTCGAGTCGATCGGATTTCAGGAGCTTCTTGGcctgaataatgaaaaataataccGTATATAGCATTAACACTACAATTATGAGAGAATGAACTTGAGCTTAAGTCCGATGAATGTTGTTTTAAACTAACACTGATTTTTCAAACAAGCAAACATTGTAGTAGAACCTACCTCTTCCAATTTTGCGAAATCTTCTATCACTTTTTTGTGAGTTTCAGGATCGTAACCATTCCATCGATCTCTTTTGCTTTCAtagtcaaattcaaatttcggTTGCACATATTCATCGGGTGCTATGAAATCTCCAGAGTATTTTGCTCCAACCTTACGGGGTCGCTGAATTAGATCGGAAAACATACGTTTAATAGAATTTACCATAGATTTATTTGATTAAAGCAAAAGATCGTGTTTAAAATCATTACATTTGAAACTAACCTCCAAACAATCTTTCTTTTTGTGAGTCACTGCACCACAGTTTGCGCAAGCTCCTTTACGAAATTTAGTAGCAACAGGGCCCTAAAAAATAGTGGAGAAAATGATCACTGGAAAAATGAGATAGacgtttgaaaaattaatgaagCTATTACAATGTACAATAATCCATTCCATCAGTTTTTGAACTCTACattagaatgaatgaatatcaaAGTTAAATCCTAATAGACGTACTTCTTTCACTCCTTTTTTGTACCAGGTATCCATGTTAATTATAGGTTTTTTGGTCATATCCTGCACTCTCTGATGGCTAAGAGTGGGTTGCATAGCTCCATAGTACCACGGGGCTTGCATAATGTACTGCGGAATATGAGGATTGATGTCTCTAAAAAGAAGATATtagaattcattgaaattcaacaAGCTATGAAGAAGTAAAGCAATTAACTACAGCGAAATCAGAATTAATTCATCATGCTCAAATACATACTTTCCCTCTTCATCTTTCATGGCAGGAACGCTTCCAGCTTTTCGAGCTTCCTCCAATTCTTTCATCTTCTTGTAATCTTCCCTCGACTTCTTTTTTTCTCCTTCCTCATCTTCGCCCTCTTTGGCGGTCTTCGCCACCATCGAAGGTGGTAAGTTCAAAACGAACGACATTTTTCAACACTCCTTGTTAACACCTGCAAATAACGTAGTAGGCCTAACACTCTTTATTcacttttcaaaaaaaataaacgcAACCTTTGCAGTTAATACTTGAGAGTTAGTACGGCTACGCTGATATAGTGATTGTTTCTGATCAATTCAAACCGAACCAAGCATCAGCAACAAAAGACAACATGAGTTTGTGTTGCAAAAGCAACTTGAGAACAACATTTCCATCCTAATCAACAAGATCTACTTCACAAAAAAGCAGAGTGGCCAAAAGAGTAGTCGCCAATCTTAATACTATATCTAACTTATCTTTCGTTTAGGTCTAACAGAGATTGCAAAGTAAAAACTAATACAATAAagtatattgaattgattttaaagcCAGACCTTTGGGTTATTGGTCCAGATTCCTGCGTCTGGACTAAAACGGGAAATAATCATAGTGGCGTGTATTCGATACATCTTTCAAATGGTAATGTAGTTACCTTTTTTTGACCGTAATACACTCTCAGTTTTAGATTAAAGGTCGATATTAATACGTATTGTCACCGCGTAAGTTTTCAGGGTATTTCCCAATGACGTCATGAGGGCAGGGAATCCTATTTAGagccaattcaattcaataaagatttattgctTCCGAGTTTTAAACAATACATACATTTCTCTAAACGGTGTTTCTTTCTGTTCTTGTTTATTAAGCATCCGCAAAGCATTTTCATCGTTATATTCTTGAAAGATAAATTGCAATATTGTATCACAACATAATGTTTGGCACAGAACAAGACCCCGTTTCGACGGTGATGTGGTCAAAGTTTGTTTGAATCGCATGCAGTAAAAATCATCTTTGATCACGCGATAAACTATTATTCTGTAGGCCTCACAAACAAAAACATGATTGTATTTGGTAGCTAGATAGAGATCTATTGATATTCCACCCTGAATTACAAAACCTCATTTTCGTCGAGTGACATTATGAGTTTcccggtttgctcggctacccgtactggcggggtagtctagagaggccaatgaaaaccccggtttgctgaactacccctatttgcggggatgcggtatgatgtttgatctagTGGCtaatggctgtttcaagtgcttacaacgatgcttattacttcgtggtacatggtggtttaaaaaaagatttcataataatacgctcaccgcgtgggcttcgtagaaagaccactgcctgtggccttcccaaattttaattgtcctgtccgatttggtttcgtacaattgagagactgccttttccagttaggacatttttggatcacataactcaggaaatgacttacgcttttgggcccattcgtcggttccacatgtttcatttgagctatagaccacaatggtgacaccatgatggtcagaaactgaccaattgagatatccccgagtctgaccacttgacttcgaatttcggaaatttttcaagtcatgtttgttttcaaactactgaagaatcattgcaaattcataaactgaccatcactgaccaccactgacaaattcaaactccttgaatttgaaaactatataccgcgttatggtgtcaaactagaaaggattcgccataaatattgagaattcataaattgaccatcactgaccaccactgaccaattcatgcttctcgaatatgagaacgatatacatgtaccacGTTacggtgtcaaactagaaaggattcgccatcaggacacccctgtacatcctctatatattcagcatcaggaccactctgaatcagcatcagtaattactgggttcgaacccgggacaccccggTACATCCTCCATTAAGCATCAGGGCCACtcgttcaaacccagtaattgctgatactgattcagagtggtcctgatgctgaatagagaatgtacaggggtgtcccaggttcaaacccagtaattactgatactgattcagagtggtcctgatgctgaatggaggatgtacaggggtgtcccgggttcgaacccagtaattactgatgctgatttagagtggtcctgatgctgaatatatAGAGgttgtacaggggtgtcctgaatcggttatcagtaattacttttgttaagatatcaacattttaccgtacggtgctgtcTCTacgctcatcgttagcgggatttttatacactaacgttagtcaactctggcaagctaaggtcacggagaataactggacagcacgtcgattgccaaagttgactttagttagtgtatgaaaatcccgctaacgatgaacATAGCACTGTAGCACTGCActgcagcactgtacggtctagacacccctgtacatcctttattcaacatcaggacaactctgaatcagtatcagtaattactgggtttgaacctgggacacccctgtacatcctctattcagcatcagtaccactctgaaccagtatcattTATTACTGTgttcgaacctgggacacccctgttcatcctttatccatcacgaccactctgaatcacagtaattgatgggtttgaaccaaGGAcatccctgtacatcctctattcagcatcaggaccactctgaatcagtatcagtaattactgggttcgaacctgggacacccctgtacatcctccattcagcatcaggaccactctgaatcagtatcagtaattactgggtttgaacctgggacacccctgtacatcctctattcagcatcagtaccactctgaaccagtatcattaattactgtgttcgaacctgggacacccctgttcatcctttatccatcacgaccactctgaatcacagtaattgatgggtttgaaccaaGGAcatccctgtacatcctctattcagcatcaggaccactctgaatcagtatcagtaattactgggttcgaacctgggacacccctgtacatcctccattcagcatcaggaccactctgaatcagcatcagtaattactgggtttgaacctgggacacccctgtacattctctattcagcatcagaatcactctgaatcagtatcagtaattactgggtttgaacccgggacacccccgtacatcctctattcagcatcagaacCACTCTCAATCAGCAgcagtaattactggattcgaacccgggacacccctgtgcatcctctattcagcatcaggaccactctgaaccagtatcagtaattactgggttcgaaccttaGAGACGATCAGGAGGTCATCGGCTACATTTACCGAGAgcatgaagaaaataaaaacaatgatttttacaaGAGAAACACAAATCTCATGTAATTAATCATGTAATGTTAACACCAAAAGAAGGATACTGGGTGCCCCTTTTACAGGCAAAGTTAACTATTCAGGACTCTGCTTctgtatataaaaatcaaaccgaTCATCagtggaaatatcaaattagcgGGTGGTGAAATATATATGCCGTCACAAAATATTCCcgaagggcacttaaatttTAGACCGTACGAACAAtgtattgggcaatacggtctggatccgcccctgatggCTATAGTGACAATCAAAAAGATTGCTAATTTCGTAATTACTCTTCGGCAGCTCAACACTCGCTTCTAACAGGTCTACAAGTGTCAGTGTGCAGTTAAAATTGTAAGCTGTATTGCCAATATTCGATTATCATGTTTTCCGGACATTCTCGTCTCCGCACAATGTTGGTGGGAatattggtttgaaaaaagaggTGGATTGCAAGATAACAAAAAACGACTGACTGGTGAACTAACAAAGTTCAGACAGAGTAGCTAAACAGaatttcaatcatatttattctcatacaacaattatacaaaatggcAGGTTTGTGCTCGAGGTATTATAACGTaagctcctcaaacacgtggactgtatttcaaaaacagtccaaccatggacgtataaactataaactagagtttatacatccatagtccaaccatagactctaaaacagaAACGTCTATGGCCTACAACCATGGACTCTCGAGTCCATGgctccccgcactaaaaccagagataaacctggccaaatactctggaaagcgtaggattaagtaatcaatctgatttacatttttacatcattttattttcacatatcatattattaacttttagcttattttctcaaattttaatagtaattttaattctttttctatgaatgaaattgtaataactCTAAACCACAAAAGTAACATGTAAAGTATTTCGAAGTTTTAATATACAATACATCTCCACTACTActgattttatacaatttgcatcaataggaaaataacaaaaatacacaaagaaTTAAAAACTTTTATCCATAAAACACAGAAAATTGAACTAGTCTGAAAGTCtaagattatgaatttgacaattcatgaggtcaatataaccgacactttgttatatttcatgaaatatgaacctATCAtgtcaacttttcaaatgacatTTGATTATCAAGAAAAAGCTCAACTAGATTCGATACGACCTTAATTCAGCGTTTTAAGAACAATTGACATGAACATTtcgtttttgattttaaacagtctttgatttaattttcaataacaTTATTTTAAAAGATAACTAGAGTTTTGCCACCTTTGCCTTGTCTTTCAGAGATTTTCAGACATGATCAAATtggttattttctcaaatgttaCATTTAATGCAAAGTATTTTGGAGGCATTCTCTTCTATGCATTCAGCAAGATAAATcgagtatataaatatttttcaactgccAATTTGAACACAGCTAGGTCAATTACTAATAACTTATTGCTTAGATATCTACGATTAAGTTAGATTCAAGAATTTTTTGAGGTGCTTCTCGTGCAGATATTTCAGGACCCATATAGACATTGTTAAGCCATGATTTTAGAGTCCATATATAGCTAGCACAATTTACTGATTAATACTGTTCATATATCCTCATTAATCAAGAGAATGCTCCTCTATTTTGCTCCTCCATTTTCCATAAGGACCttaatataaatagtattttatgaaccacTGAAAAGCACCACAGTGAAAAAGTTGCAATACACGTAACTGaacaattgaaaagttttaacgtttttttatgaatgACGAACATGTATGTCGTTTTTCTAATGAGTTATTCAAAAACAGTTCAGAATAAAAACATGAATACATTACACCTACAAATTCCCTCACACTCTGGAGAGCGTAAGGTTAACTAATTAATCTTACTTAttacaagaaaactaaaaacattgcCAAATTTTCCTTGTCTTTaagagatttcttcaaacattatcaactagcttatttcacaaatgttacatttgaaataaagcagggtccgatctatgCACTAGTTcaattgcccgggacaagtatgtTTTCATTAGGGCATGTAGGTAATCATTATCGCTCATCCACCGGGCTTGTGTAATTCTATATCTCAAAGCTTTTATCCCACTCGATGCAAGGGATGATTGTGTCACAATCGGACTGCTCATGTAGGGCACGTTGAGGGGGCAAGCGTTAAACCgataatcaaaacaaagcTAGGACGGTGGACCAATTAGCACTGCATCCACAAGTTATCCTCTATTTTCGACAGGGCCTTAATTAAATCAGTTTTTTATGAACCACTGATAAGCACCACAGTGAAATTGTTGCTATAAAACTTAACAACTGAAAagttttaacatgaatgatgaaaatgtacattgttttattcacacaacaataatatcttaatcGAGGAATCATTAAGCAAGTTCCTAATTTACAAACACGTGAACTGTATTACAATAACAGTCTCTTACATAAAGCGTTAAAACTAGAGATGAAACATACTGATTCACTCCAGAAATCTTGGAGTATCAATTGATCAttcttaatttctttttcgtatacattactttcacttgaaaactagaattttgcCAACTTTGCCCCGACTTAAAGATTTTCAAGCACCTTGGCATTAAATACTAACTATTCTGACGTTTTTTCTTCCAGTTTCGAAAACATCAACATAATTATACGATCGGTAACTAATCGATAACAAAAATAACTtaagtttatagctgttttaaattctttctaaaaagtaaaatgtatgtacATGATTTTAGATAGTAAGTCTGCCCCGTAAGTCTACCCCAGTATAACAATAAACAGTCACAGCAGTGATTGAGCGCAGCTAGTTCTAAGGACGGGTCGATCTTTCATCACAattattcaaagcattctatcatatcagttatttttttaagtgtattcgatttagttaaggtttatagttatttgttttgtttattacaataactgagttgatagaatgctaaaaacaacaacagaaaagatctcGGGTTTTCGCTATACTTAGGGAAGGTTGTTCGATAAATGAGCAAACcttattgataaatatttgaaaaaatgccttttcatgtaaatagagtattaatttgttgtttgtttctattgttgcttattattatatctattttttttaaatattatttatttatttatgaactcgtattttgtattatttactacctattatttataattttttatttattggtttttcttatttattcatgtatttgtattttgtatcatgtattatttatactcctctatttacaactgcaggcattttttcacAGTAAAGTTCTGGGCCCATTTTAAAAAAGCACTACTAATTCACTGCCGCTtcttaataatcattatacacccgatttgaagCTAAGTGATTATTCACGAGAGCCATCTCGTGATATGGATCTACCCATTACAATAAAAGAAgttcaaacagctataaacaatgttaaaacgTTCAAAATTAGTCCTAGCTATAACTTTAGCTTTACCTCTCAGATATAAATAATGGTCTCCTTTTAGATAAAGCTTTTGCTTTCAAATACGTAGCATCGAACAGATTGATGGAGGCTCAAAGTTAAAACTCCATGTGAAAATCGACATATAtgattcatttctcaaattggtTACACGGGCcttcgaaaatatcaatgcCATCAAATTAGTACATCTACAATTCTGCAAATACTTATTATTTGTACATAGAACGTTATGTTCTATGTTTCCTAACCGTGTGATATCTACAGGGCAAAGCCACTGTATTGACTCTGTTTAACTATGGTAAGCACAATAAAACTTACaatatcatgttgaaactatatctcagtttaggCGTTAACTCAACAGACCTACGACTCAAAACTAGGCGCTCGACGCGACCATACTCCTAGTGACTAACCAACTCGACTTATCTATCAACCTAAGATCGAAGACCAATATCGTGAATTAATGGAGCTTAGCTTTTATTAGACTCTAAGAAGGATATTTCTGTCACATTGCAAAACACATGACACATCTTTTTACAAACTcattataaaatagttttctctatattgaaatattcaaacgtaGAGTTCCTTTCTCAGGCCTAAGGAACCTAATTATCTAACTAATTATCtaactattttcaatattcgactcaacaattattttcatactccATTCCACGCAATCAGgtaaattttttaaactatGTTACCTATCAGACTGGTCTGAAAAAGGGTGAtattagtaaaaaaatcaatactttactaCAGATGTCTTTGCCGCTGCTAGATCTCAGTGTTCCTGAGATAAAccattgtctctgctgctcctgataaaatgttttatagaaatcaaccacTGATTGTAGAAGATTCCATCGTTGAGTGATTAATCCGTACTGGCTCCTAAACTTCTCATctgggcttctgcagttttcatcagcaaatggGTCAATGGGTATTTGTCTACTTGTGTCTTCTTCAGGCCATTATTTCCGGGATGTAGTTTGactgaaacaaagtgaagaaagcaaaacattttagacagatttatcataacttacatgtcatttcaaattacaagcCACCGTGTTTTTCACTTAGTTTATATAGTAAtttccaaaatcagaattaggtTCATTGACATCAATTGCCGATTTAAACCCCAATAAATAATTACAGTAGTAGGACTAGTTCATCAATGTTtaagcttggagtaatcatttgaaaaatttattacTCCAAGGTGTAAGACTAGTAAAGATAAAAGTTCTAAGATCAGCCATGTGGACAGGTAAATAGATTTCGATGATAATCACttatcaaatgatattcatatgaggcctgaaatttctatatacCGGTAATTTCCATCTAATGAGTTTGATTCTTCTGTGGGTTGTTCAAATCCGTAGATTTCATTCAGATGAGTAGTTGATTTTATGCTGGTCtctttcttatagttgaaacttagctgcaatgagtaaataaatatatcctGTAATCACGACATTTAGAAATCATCGTAATAactccatgtatatcaagttaccttttatgattgctggtttcatcatCGACGAGGATCTCCTAAGTCGGTTGGTTTCTGTGCACTGTTTTCTCTAATTGGCAGATTTTTGATGAGTTGTTGACCTCAAGCTCTCGTTTGACTTTTCgagttggtgtcccttacaaacctacCACACCTGCTGGGAGCGATACAGcggtttttttaaaatcggaaatcgaagtacagatatagttgcgtgatcggcggtcgtttttacagatctttttttttaagtcCAAGAACATAATTGgtaattcggttccggttcattcaaacaatcttttattctgcctaattctgattttggaaaTTACTTTATTGTTGAAgataaatttacaatatttggtctttttttaatggaactagtccgaaagtttacaatgtttaataattttgtctaacttcaatttttttggtcgttttcatCGTTTAAATAGTCGAAGCACATATTAAGTTACTGATTGGGGTctactttttttctgcctaatttaatacatcgagatttgggaaataactatattttacaatatttggtctttttttcatgtaactagtccgaaagtttacaaggttgaataattttatctattttttttctgcctaatttaatacatcgagattttgga is a window of Tubulanus polymorphus chromosome 2, tnTubPoly1.2, whole genome shotgun sequence DNA encoding:
- the LOC141899311 gene encoding pre-mRNA-splicing factor SLU7-like, which produces MSFVLNLPPSMVAKTAKEGEDEEGEKKKSREDYKKMKELEEARKAGSVPAMKDEEGKDINPHIPQYIMQAPWYYGAMQPTLSHQRVQDMTKKPIINMDTWYKKGVKEGPVATKFRKGACANCGAVTHKKKDCLERPRKVGAKYSGDFIAPDEYVQPKFEFDYESKRDRWNGYDPETHKKVIEDFAKLEEAKKLLKSDRLEKTLEEGDKEEIKEKLQVGSDDEDEDKYAEDADMPGQKFESKQRITVRNLRIREDTAKYLHNLDVNSAYYDPKTRSMRENPFANQGKDARDLPYAGDNFVRMSGDARNIALGQTFAWEAYEKGAEVHLQADPTKLELLTKEYEKKKNEFKDDHKQSILDKYGGEEHLEAPPKQLLLAQTEEYVEYSRHGAVLKGQERATVKSRFEEDVYIGNHSSVWGSYWKDGKWGFKCCHSTVKGSYCTGETGKQLDENECPATLLQSQMEPPEPEKSLVELHQEKKDLSKGQKKREKKRKKKQQMKRKQKKVKKESSSSSSSDSSSSSDSEDEEAIKEKKIQQAMKELEEQSKEADRLLSIDERKRPFNSMFVAKEPTEEEMEAYRRKQKRTDDPMAAFFTR